The region TTTGCTTCTCCGTCCCGATAATCGGCGCAAATTCTGATTCTACATCTACTTTAATCATGTGAATAGAAGGTGCCACTGCTTTTAAACGAACTCCAAAACGCGATCCTTGGCGAATAATTTCAGGTTCATCAAGGCTCATATCTGAAAGCGAAGGTGCAGCTACACCATAACCTGTTTGTTTAACCATACGAAGTGCATCAGAGACTTGGTCATACTCGGTTTTTGCATGCACAAAGTCTTGCATTAACTGCAGCAAATGATCTCTTCCGCGAATTTCTACTCCTACGATTTCTTTCAAAATCTGATCATATAAGTCATCTGGAGCGTATAAGTCAATTTCAGCAATTCCCTGCCCCATCTCAATTCCGGCTAATCGAGCCTGATCGATAAACTCAAATTGGCTAAATTGCTCTACTACCCGTTCAACGTCTCTCAGCCTCTTAATATCTTTTACCGTTTCTTTAACGGCTTCTTGATAGCTTTCACGCAGCCAATGTTTATCTTTTAAAACCATTACCCAGCTTGGTAGATTAACGTTGACTTCTAATACAGGGAACTCATATAGTGCTTCTCTTAATACGTTCATTACATCAGTATCGCGCATGCTTTCCACACTCATCGCTAATACTGGAATATCATATTTTTCATTAAGCTTTGCACGAAGCTTTTCTGTATCAGGATGATATGGCTGTACGGTATTAATAACCATGATAAATGGTTTGCCTACTTCTTTTAGCTCATTAATGACGCGCTCTTCTGCTTCTACATAATCTTGACGAGGTATATCTCCAATTGAGCCATCTGTTGTAATGACGACACCAATCGTTGAGTGTTCTTGAATTACCTTTCTCGTTCCAATTTCAGCTGCTTCGTGAAATGGAATTGGTTCTTCATACCAAGGTGTATTGATCATTCGAGGTCCGTTTTCATCTTCGTACCCTTTAGCTCCTGGCACCGTATATCCTACACAATCTACTAACCGTATGTTAACTTCTAGCCCGTCATCTACCAAAACATTAACTGCTTGATTCGGTACGAATTTCGGCTCAGTTGTCATAATCGTTTTTCCAGCTGCACTTTGTGGTAGTTCATCTTGTGTGCGAGCTCTTTCTGCCTCGTTCTCGATGTGAGGCAGGACCACCAGCTCCATAAATTTTTTAATAAATGTAGATTTCCCTGTTCGAACTGCTCCCACCACACCTAAATATATATCGCCTCCTGTACGTTCAGCGATATCTTTAAATACATCCACCTTTTCCAAAAGATCCCCTCCGATCTATGAGTTCATGGAATATGACATCCATTGCGAGAGTAAATTAGGACACTATATAGTTATGACGTTGTCCTATTAAAATATGACTTTTGATAGAAAAATTTATGATTTTTTCATGCACATGCTGACTTAGTCATTCTGATTATCATTATTGGTGTACAAGAAAGAGAAAACCCCTTCTCTCTGAATATTATTCAAGGAGAAGGGGTTCATGACTTATTTTTTAAAAAATATTGGTTCATTCTTATCGTTAACTGTATAAGGAAGAGAGTAAGCTGGTACAAAATCACTGTTTTTCACAAGGAGCTTTCGTATATCTTCACCCGGTTTGTAGGAGCTTTTATGCTTTTGAATGGCATCATACAAATCAGGACGATAATCCACAAATACCTCTCCCTGTCCATTAACAATTAAAGAAAGACTATTCCCTGTATACGGACTAGTAACTACAGGAGGTTCTTTCATATTCAATTTTTTATAATTAATAGAGAATACGCCGGGAGCGATAACATCTTTAAACGGTACGTACCCTTTATGATTTTGACGGTATATATTCAAATGTACATTAACATCTTGAATCGTATCCGCCATTCGTAAGTCTAATAATTTAACCGTAGGCTTTGTTTCTGCATCCACAAGCACGTACGCAAATATCCCTCCGCTTTCATACGAATTCCCAGGTGCGTCTTGCATGTATCTAGGAACAATTTTCGTAAAATCAATCGGATATTTTTGATAAATAGGCGTGTCCATATCTTTCGTTTTTATCGGCAATAAGCCTCCGCTTTCTTGTTTAAATTGATCAACCGCCGTTTGCACGGAAGCAACTTGGTCTTTATAAGGAACTTGATTTTGAGACATTCTTTCCTCCGGGTACAAACAACCGGATAATACAAAAATGGTTACCCCAACAATAGACGTCAGCATGAATTTTTTCATTTATCTCACCCTACCATATGTACATTAAGCATCTGTCGGACCGCTCAATACAACAATTACCATAATAAGACCTGCTACAATCATGAGCGAATAGGCAATGAAAGCGAGTACAATTTTACCAAGGCGGTTCGTGATTTTATAACGACTAAAGTAAATAGAAAATACCGAAATAAACATAAATACAATGGAACCCAATGAAATCCACATCTTTAACAAACCTGGCGACAAATTGCATCCACTCCTTTTTTCACCGCTATTATAACATAAGGACTTATAGTTAAAACGAATATTGATAGAACTTTCTAAATTAACTATTTATTTACCCTCCAGTGATTCATGTTCTATAGTAATTACTTTCCTATTAAATTGACAAATTCCTGCTTTTTCACATAAAAAAATCGAAGCGAAGGGGGCTCTTCGCTTCGACTATAACTAAATATTCCCATACTAACAGTTCTACTCATCTTTATTTACACGTTATTTTATGCAAGTAAATGGTTTTGGGTATCACCAATTGCCTATTTTTTCATATTTCTTTGCACTTAATTTAATTTTTCTCCTAAAACATTCGCTAAATCTTCCATTTCATGTGTTTTAGTACGAGACATAAGCGCGTCTACTGCATCTTTTGCCTTCACATCATTAAAGAGTACATTATATAAAGCATCAGCAATCGGCATTTTTACGTCATATTTTTGAGATAGCTGGTAAGCTGCTTTCGTCGTGCGTACACCTTCTACAACCATTCCCATATTTTCTAATACTTCGTCTAAATTTTTGCCTTTTCCAAGAAGATTACCAGCGCGCCAATTTCGAGAATGAACGCTTGTACACGTTACAATCAAGTCTCCAATCCCTGCTAAACCTGAGAACGTCAGAGGATTGG is a window of Priestia aryabhattai DNA encoding:
- a CDS encoding DUF2768 domain-containing protein produces the protein MSPGLLKMWISLGSIVFMFISVFSIYFSRYKITNRLGKIVLAFIAYSLMIVAGLIMVIVVLSGPTDA
- the spoIVA gene encoding stage IV sporulation protein A, producing the protein MEKVDVFKDIAERTGGDIYLGVVGAVRTGKSTFIKKFMELVVLPHIENEAERARTQDELPQSAAGKTIMTTEPKFVPNQAVNVLVDDGLEVNIRLVDCVGYTVPGAKGYEDENGPRMINTPWYEEPIPFHEAAEIGTRKVIQEHSTIGVVITTDGSIGDIPRQDYVEAEERVINELKEVGKPFIMVINTVQPYHPDTEKLRAKLNEKYDIPVLAMSVESMRDTDVMNVLREALYEFPVLEVNVNLPSWVMVLKDKHWLRESYQEAVKETVKDIKRLRDVERVVEQFSQFEFIDQARLAGIEMGQGIAEIDLYAPDDLYDQILKEIVGVEIRGRDHLLQLMQDFVHAKTEYDQVSDALRMVKQTGYGVAAPSLSDMSLDEPEIIRQGSRFGVRLKAVAPSIHMIKVDVESEFAPIIGTEKQSEELVRYLMQDFEDDPLSIWNSDIFGRSLSSIVREGIQGKLSLMPENARYKLKETLERIINEGSGGLIAIIL